The nucleotide sequence TGATCGTCCTGGCGCTGCCGGTGGCCGCGCTCGCCGCGCCGACCGGCGTCGCCGGTCGGCGCGACCTGGTGCGGCTCCGGCCGTCGACCCGGCGCATCACCGTGGAGGCCGCGGTGCTGCTGCTCGCCGCGGTCGCGGTGCTGCTGCTGCGCCGCCGCGGCCTGGTCCCGGGCGTGGTGGACCCGCTGCTGGTCTCGGTCCCGGTGCTGCTCGCGGCCGCCGCGGCGGTGCTGGCGGTCCGGCTCTACCCGTGGCCGCTGCGGCTGCTCGGCCGGCTCGCCGCCCGCACCCGGGGCAGTGTCGCCTTCCTCGGCTCGGCCCGGGCCGCCCGCGCCGTCGTCACCACGCCGCTCGTGGTCGTGGTGCTGGCGGTCGCCACGGCGGCTTTCTGCGCCGTGGTCACCGCCGGGGTGGCGGTGAGCCGGGACGAGGTGGCCGGCCGGCGCGTGCCGGCCGACGCGCTGATCCAGGGCCAGCGGCTCGCGCCGGAGACCGGGGCCGAACTGGCCCGCCTGCCCGGCGTGCGGCGGGCCACTCCCGTGCTGCAGGAGTCGGGCCAGCGGCTGGCCACGGACGAGCGCGGCACCGACCTGCGTACCGGCGACGTCACCGTGCTGCTGGTGGACGGTCCCGCCCTCGCGGGGCTGGTCCGGGACAGCGGCGTACGCGTGACGCTGCCCCAGGCGCTGGTGGCCCCGGCCGCCGCGGGACCGCTGCCGGCAGTGGTCTCCCCGGCCGTCGCCGCGGATCTGGCCGCCGCGGGCCGCGACGGTTCCGCCTTCGTCGGGGTGCAGAACCAGCGGTACGAGTTCCGGGTGGCCGGCCAGGCGGAGACCTTCCCGCTGCTCCGGGCCGACACCACCCGGTTCGTCGTGCTGCCGTGGCAGGGGTTGCCCCGCCGGTCGACCGGCGCCGTGCCGACCGGGTTCCTCGTGGCGGGCGACCACCTCGACGTGTCGGAGCTGCGCCGGGTCGGCAACGAGGGCCAGCGCCGCTTCCAGCAGGACGCGGGGCTGGTCGGGCGTGAGCCGCCGCGCGAGGTCGAGGTGCTCACCTGGGCCGACGTCCGGCAGCAGGTGGGCGAGGGCAGCATGAACGGCGTGCTCGGCTTCGGCTTCGTCGCCGGTGCCGTCGCGGGGACGGTGCTGGGCCTGCTGGCCATCGGGTTCGTGGTGCTGGCCGGGGCTCGCGCGCGTGGCCAGGTGCTGTCCCGGCTGCGGACCCTCGGCCTGTCCCGCGGCCAGTGGCGCGGCCTCCTGCTCGTCGAGCTGGGTCCACTGGTCGCGGTGGCGGTGGTCACCGGCGCGGTGGTCGGCGCGCTGCTGCCGCTCCTGCTCACGCCCGTGCTCGGCCTGTCCGCCTTCACCGGCGGTGCTCCCGTCCGCGTGGCGTTCGAGCCGCGCCTGGTCGCCGGGGTCATCGCGCTCGGGGCGGTCGCCCTCGGCTTCGCGATCGCCGTCGAAGCCCTGAACAACCGCCGGATGCGCCTCGGTGAGGTGCTCCGGCTCGGAGAGGAGAGCTGATGACCGCTACCGCAGGCACCTCCGTCGTGCCGGATCTGGCCGCGCTCCAGCGGCAGGCCGCTGAGCGTGCGGCCGAGCGGGCCGGCGGCCAGGACCGGTTGCGCGGGCACATCGTCTGCGACGGCCTGGTGCGCATCTTCAAGACCGAGGGGGTGGAGGTGTTCGCCCTCCAGGGCCTGGACCTGGTCATCGACCGGGGAGATCTGGTCGCGATCGTCGGCGCTTCCGGCTCCGGCAAGTCCACCCTGCTCAACATCCTCTCCGGGCTGGACACCCCGACCGCCGGCATCGCCCGGGTCGCCGAGTACGACCTGCTCGCCCTGTCGAACCGGCGCCGCCTCGCCTACCGCCGCCAGGTGGTCGGCTTCGTCTGGCAGCAGACCGGCCGGAACCTGCTGCCGTACCTCACCGCGCTGGAGAACGTCGAGCTGCCCATGAAGCTGGCCGGCGGCCGTTCCGGGCGCGACCGACGGGAACGGGCCCGCCAGTTGCTCGACCTGGTCGGGGTGGGCTACTGCGCGGACCGCCGCCCCGGCCAGATGAGCGGGGGCGAGCAGCAGCGCTGCGCGGTGGCGGTGTCGGTGGCCAACGATCCGGAGGTGCTCTTCGCCGACGAGCCGACCGGCGAGCTCGACGAGGCCACCGGCGCCGAGGTCTTCGCCGCGCTGCGCACCATCAACGCCGAGCTGGGCGTCACCATCGTGGTGGTCACCCACGACCACGCCGTGGCCCGCCAGGTCCGCCGGACCGTCTCGATCCGGGACGGCCGGACCGCCTCCGAGGTCCACCGCACGGCCCGGGTCACCGCCGACGGCAGCACCGAGCTGGTCAGCGAGGAGTACGCGGTGCTCGACCGGTCCGGCCGGATGCAGCTGCCGGCGTCCTTCGTGGACGCCCTGTCCATGCGCGACCGGGTCCGGCTGAACCTGGAACCCGACCACGTCGAGGTGCGGCCGGGCGACCGGGCGCACGGCGAGGAGAATGAGCGATGACCGAGCAGCTGACCGTGCCGCCGGACCGCGTCGCCGTGGACGAGGTGGTGCGGGTCGAGGGGGTGAGCCGCACCTTCGGCCGGGGCGAGCATGCCGTCCACGCCGTGCGGGACGTCTCCTTCGCGGCCCGCCGGGGCGAGCTGGTCGCGGTCCGGGGCCGCTCCGGCGCCGGCAAGACGACCCTGCTGAACCTGGTCGGCGGGCTGGACCGGCCGGACAGCGGGCGGGTGCGGGTGGCCGGGCACGACGTCACGACCGCCAGCGAGCGGGAGTTGCTGGCGCTCCGCCGCGGCACGGTCGGGTTCATCTTCCAGACCTTCGGCCTGGTGCCGATCCTGTCGGCGGCGGAGAACGTCGGGGTGCCGCTGCGCCTGGCCAAGGTGCCGGCCGCCGAGCGGGAGCAGCGGGTGGCCGTGCTGCTGGAGCTGGTCGGGCTGGGCGGGCACGCCGCACAGCGCCCGTACGAGCTGTCCGGCGGCCAGCAGCAGCGCGTGGCGGTGGCCCGGGCGCTGGCCAACGAGCCGGACCTGCTCATCGCCGACGAGCCGACCGGCCAGCTCGACTCGGAGACCGGGCGGTCCATCATGGACCTGCTGCGGGCCGTGGTGCACGCCCGCGGCATGACCGCGCTGGTCGCCACCCACGACCCGGCCCTCATCGACATGGCCGACCGCACCCTGACCCTCCGCGACGGCCGCCTCCTCCCCGACTGACCCGGCGGCGGTGGTAGGACAGCGCCAGGGTCAGCAGGAGGGGGCCCCACAGGAGGAGGGGGGCGTAGCAGGCCAGAAGGAGGGTGAAGCCGGGCCTTGTGAAACCGAGGTCGTTGCCGTTGGCGGTTACGCCCCAGGCGGCGTATCCCCAGATCAGGGTCAGTGCGGCGGCGCCCGTGATGGCGGTGGTGACCGCGAACCGCGGCGGCACCCGCCGGCCGCCGACCAGCGGTAGCCAGCCCGGGAACACCTCGCCCCACGGGCGGACCAGGCCGAGCGCGAGCAGCGCCAGGCCCTCGGAGACGAGGCTCAGCGAGACGATGTAGACGCTCTCGCCGAGCCCGGGATCGACCGGGGCGCCGTACGCCGACGCGCCGATCGGCAGGCCGGCGACCAGCGCGATCCGCCACAGCCCGGACGGCAGCACGGCCAGCGGGATCAGGTGGGCGACGCGGACCGCCCAGGCGGGCGCGGGACGGCGGGCGCCGGCGTGGACGGTGCGGGACGCGGTGTCGCTGGTCATGGGACCTCCCCGGGGCTCGGAAACCGGCTTCCAGCCTCGCGGCCCGTCCGGCGAGCCACCTCCCCGCGACCGGGGAGTCAGCTCCCCCGATCCGGGGAGGGATCGTCCGGCAGGGCTCCCCTCGGCGGGAGGAGCAGACAGCCGAGCAGGGCCAGCAGCCCGCACAGACCAGGGCCCAGGGCAGCGCGATCCGCCGCCAGGCCAGCCCGTCAGAGGGCCAGCTTCATGCCCTCGTGGCTGGCCACGAAGCCGAGGCCGACGTAGAAGCGGTGCGCGTCGGCGCGGCTCTTGTCGGTGGTGAGCTGCACCAGCGCGCAGCCCCGCTCCCGGGCCCGGTCGATCGCCCAGGTCATGAGCTCCCGGCCCAGGCCCCGGCCACGCAGGTCGGAGCGGACCCGGACCGACTCGATCAGCGACCGCTCGGCGCCGTGCCGGCCCAGCCCCGGGATGTACGTGATCTGGAGGCAGCCGACCAGCTCGCCGCCGGTCTCCGCGACGACCAGGTGGTTGCGCGGGTCGGCGTCGATGGCCGCGAACGCCCGCTCGTACGCCTCGTCGACCTCGGTGAAGTCGCGTGCCTTGCCCAGCACGTCGTCGGCGAGCAGGGCGATGACGGCGGGCAGGTCGGCCCGGACGGCCTCCCGGAAGGTCAGATCGCTCACGCCGGCAGCCTCGCACAGTCACGCCCGACGATGCGGTTGCCGGCACCGGGCAGCATGTGCGCCATGGACGCCCTGCTGCTGCCGTTCCGCTGGATCTACCGGGGGCTGGTCTGGTTCGCCAACTCGCCGCGCACGCTGATCGTCTCGTACCTGCTCATGATCGTGGTGGCCGGCGTGCTCTACAGCCAGGCCGAGCACAAGAACGCCGCGGACTCGGTCTGGTGGGCGGTGGTCACCGCCTCCACGGTCGGCTACGGCGACATCTCCCCGACCTCCTTCGCCGGCCGGTTCCTCGCCGCGCTGCTCATCTCCACCATGGTGCTGCTGGTCATCCCGCTGATCACCGCGCACTTCGCCAGCCGGTTGATCGTCGACGACGACGCCTTCGAGCACGCCGAGCAGGAGGAGCTGAAGGCGGACGTGCGGCGGCTGCGGGCGCTGGTGGAGGAGCTGGCCGCCCGGCAGGGTATCGAGCTGCCCGAGCCGCCGCGCCCCGAGCGGGCCGGCCGGCCGCGCACCGTCACCGGGCGGGGCAGCGCAGCCCCTCCCGGGGCACGGTGAGCGAGAGCAGGTAGGCGTCGACGGCCCGCGTCACGCAGGCGGTCTGCGGGTAGGCCGTGTGCCCCTCGCCCTCCCAGGTGAGCACCCGGCCCACGCCCAGCATCGAGGCCAGCGCGGGGGTCTGCTCGTAGGGCGTGGCCGGGTCGCCCGTGGTGCCGACCACCAGGATCGGCGGGGCGCCGGCCGCCTTCCCGGTTGGGTACGCGTCCCGCCCGCCGGGCCACTCCACGCAGCCGAGCATGCCGACCGCCAGCGCCGGGCCGAACAGCGGGTATTTCTGGCGCCACTGCGACTGGACCGAGCGGATCTGCTCCCGGGTCGGCTTCTCGGTCTCGTCGGTGCAGTTCACCGCCATGTTCGCGTCGAACATGTTGGAGTAGTGCCCGTCGTCCCCGCGCTCGGCGTACGCGTCGGCGAGCTTGAACACGCCGGTCGGGTCGCCGCCCTGCAACGCGTCGATGGACCGGGCCAGCTCCTGCCAGCCCTGCTCGGTGTAGAGGGAGGAGATGACCGCGTAGAACACCCAGCCGGCGGTGGCCTCCCGGCCGTCCCGGCCGCGCACCGGCGACACCCGCGCCTTGTCGATGGCGGTGGTCACCGCGGCCCGGGCGTCCGGCGCGATCGGGCAGCGGCCGGCATTCGCCGTGCACCAGCGGGCGAAGTTGTCGAACGCCCGCTCGAAGCCCTTCGCCTGGCTCTCCGAGCCGGCCAGGAGCCGCTGCCGCGGGTCCACCGCCCCGTCGAGCACCAGCGCCCGTACCCGCTGGGGGTAGAGCTGGGCGTACGTGGCGCCGAGCAGGGTGCCGTAGGAGTAGCCGAGGTAGGTGAGCTTCTCGTCGCCGACGGCCGCGCGCACCGCGTCCATGTCCCGGGCGGCCTGCTCGGTGCCGTAGAGCGGGAGCTGGTCGCCGTACCTGGTGCCGCACTGCTGGCCGATCCGCCGGTTGAGGTCGACGAAGCCGTCGAAGGACGCCTGGCTCTCCGGGTCGGGGTCGTAGCCGAAGCTGGCGTCGAGCTCGGCGTCGGAGATGCACTTCACCGGGCTGGACCGGCTCACCCCGCGCGGGTCGAAACCGACGATGTCGAACCGGTCGGTCACCTCGGTCGGCAGCCCGCCGAACCCCGGCCCGAAGGACAGGTAGACCGCGGTGTCCACGCCGGACGCGCCGGGACCGCCGGGGTTGACCACCAGCGACCCGATCCGGTCGCGCTGCTTGACCGACCGGATCCGGATCAGTGCGATCTCGAAGGTCTCCCCGGCGCCCGGCCCGGCGGTCGCGCCGGCCGCCGCCCCGGTGCCCCAGTTGCGGGGTACGGCGATCCGGGCGCACTCGTAGCGCATGCCCGTCGCGCCCCGCCCGACCAGCTCGTCCGGCACCTCGGGGCACGCCCGCCAGGTCGGCGCGGTGCCCGGAGCGGCCGCTGCGCCCTCGCTCTCGGCCTTCGGGGCGAACGCCGGCAGCGTGCAGCCGGCGGTGAGCACCAGCGCCGCGAGGAACCCGGCCAGCACGGGCCGGCGGCGGATCCGGTCGGAGAAGCGGGTCACGTGGGAGCCCTCCATGATCGTGTGGACCGCCAGGCTACGCCCGGCCCGGCCCCTCGCCGACGGTCGCCGCCGGGTCGCCGCGGAGCACCTGGTCGACGTCGTAGCGGATGGGGCGCTCCAACTGGTCGTAGGTGCAGGAGCGCGGGTCGCGGTCGGGACGCCAGCGCACGAACTGGGCGGTGTGCCGCAGCCGGTCGCCCTCCATGGCGTCGTAGCCCACCTCGACCACGAGCTCCGGGCGCAGCGGCTCCCACTCCAGGTTCTTGCCGCCGGTCCACCGGCTCACCCCGCCCGGGATGCGCTGCCCCCGCTCGTGGTCGCCGTGCACCCACGGGTGGTCGCCGCCGACCTCGCGGTAGGGCTCCAGCTCGTCCAGCAGCTCCTTGCGCCGGGCCGCGGTGAACGAGGAGCTGACCCCGATGTGGTGCAGGACCCCGGCGTCGTCGTAGAGGCCGAGCAGCAACGAGCCGACCACCGGGCCGGACTTGTGCCAGCGGAAGCCCGCCACCACGGCGTCGGCGGTGCGCGCGTGCTTGACCTTGAACATGAGCCGCTTGCCCGGCTCGTAGGGCAGGTCGGCCGGCTTGACGATGAGCCCGTCCAGCCCGGCTCCCTCGAACACGTCGAACCAGCGCCGGGCCGTCTCCGGGTCGGTGGTCACCTGGGTGACGTGCACCGGTGGCCGGACCTTGGCCAGTGCCTTCTCCAGGCGGCCCCGCCGCTCCGGATAGGGCCGGTCGGTGAGCAGCTCGTCGTCGAGGGCGAGCAGGTCGAAGGCGACGAAGTCGGCCGGGGTGGTCTCGGCGAGCAGCTTCACCCGGGAGGCGGCCGGGTGGATCCGCTGGGCCAGCAGCTCGAAGTCGAGCCGCGGCTGGCCGTCGGGGCCGTCCCGGCGGATCACGATGAGCTCGCCGTCGACCGCACAGCGCTCCGGCAGCTGGCGGCGCGCCTGCTCCACGACCTCGGGGAAGTAGCGGGTCATCGTCTTGCCGCCGCGGCTGGCCAGCTCGACCTCGTCGCCGTCGCGGAAGATGATGCAGCGGAAACCGTCCCACTTGGGCTCGTAGGTCAGGCCGGGGTGGGTGGGGAGTTGGGGCACGCTCTTGGCCAGCATCGGCTCGACCGGCGGATTGATCGGCAGGTCCACGGCGACCAGTCAATCAGACCCCACCGACGGTCGTGAGGCAGATCACTGGCGGCGCCGCGGCGGCGTGTCCGGTCCCAGGCCCGTTCGTCCCCCGCGACCGGATGGTGAAAGCGCAGGTCAGCGCTAGGTTCGCGGCGTGCCGGAGTGGAGCTGCCGATGCTGCGGGCGCTGGCGGGTCAGCGTGGAACTGATCCGCGGCCGCTACCGCTACCGGCTCGTGCACCGCTACCCAGCCGAGCACGGCGGCGGCGCGAACGTCGTGGGCGAGGTGGCCTCGGTGGCCGAGCTGGAGGTGCTGCTCGGCCGGTACGCACCGGTCGGCCTGGCCGATCTGTGCGAGGCGGCCTGACCGGGATCGCCCGGCACCACCTTCTCCAGCACCGCCAGGCGGTTGCCGTTCTCGTCCGGCCGGTGCGTCACGACCCGGTAGCCGCGCCGGGCGTACAGGCCCAGATTCTCGACGCTCTCCGCGCCGGTGAACAGGGCGAACCGGGCCACCCGGCCGGCGCAGGCCGCTTCCACGGCGGTCAGCAGCCGGCCACCGATGCCGCGTCCCTGCTGGTCGGGCGCGACCGACAGCCGGCCCACGTGGGCGGTGTCGCCGTCGATGCGGGCGCGCACCGAGCCGACGAGACGGGACCCGAGCCGGGCGGCCAGCACCACGGTCGGGCCGGCCAGAGCGGCGCGGACCTCGTCCAGGGTCTCGGTGAGCGGGGGCAGGAACACGTCCCGGTAGCGCTGCGCCTCCACCAGGTACGCGGCGCGCTGCACGGTGAGGATCTCGCCGGCGTCCGCGACACCGGCCGGGGCGACGGTCAGCTGATCGGTCACCCGGCAACCTCACCACAGCCCGCCGGACCGGGCCCGGTCGGGCCACCCGGGCCGCCCGTACCCTGGCGGTGTCCGCGCGAGGAGGAGACCGACGTGCCCGAGCTGACGTACCCGGAGGTGGGG is from Micromonospora terminaliae and encodes:
- a CDS encoding FtsX-like permease family protein, whose translation is MSIGAVARRVRAYGGQFLLLAALAMVVLALIGGVPRLVNGRAEEGLRTFLAGQPAAARDVTYGTESIFNAGNGTSLMEAFAADLPRLEAEMPPDVRALVDQRWFAAETDAGRLTGPDLAAENLLVDLGLRSLPGIADAGSLTEGRWPDPAAPPGQPVQVALAGEVARKLNLRVGSRLTLAGPASASPEGAPDPVRIVVVGVFEPRDRADGIWQGLPQVLHVVEPPGDAQPFVALGVADGAALDRLSADGWGLRFTWRYRMGASGIHAADVDQLIGDLQRMSRRAEGRVFTQGLDIPLREFQGQVAAVRTVLAVIAAGVLAALAGLVILAAGLTVRRRRTEFTLLRARGGTAGSVAARSLAESMLVLLPAAAVGWALGNLAPGPAADSLPAAVVATALIVLALPVAALAAPTGVAGRRDLVRLRPSTRRITVEAAVLLLAAVAVLLLRRRGLVPGVVDPLLVSVPVLLAAAAAVLAVRLYPWPLRLLGRLAARTRGSVAFLGSARAARAVVTTPLVVVVLAVATAAFCAVVTAGVAVSRDEVAGRRVPADALIQGQRLAPETGAELARLPGVRRATPVLQESGQRLATDERGTDLRTGDVTVLLVDGPALAGLVRDSGVRVTLPQALVAPAAAGPLPAVVSPAVAADLAAAGRDGSAFVGVQNQRYEFRVAGQAETFPLLRADTTRFVVLPWQGLPRRSTGAVPTGFLVAGDHLDVSELRRVGNEGQRRFQQDAGLVGREPPREVEVLTWADVRQQVGEGSMNGVLGFGFVAGAVAGTVLGLLAIGFVVLAGARARGQVLSRLRTLGLSRGQWRGLLLVELGPLVAVAVVTGAVVGALLPLLLTPVLGLSAFTGGAPVRVAFEPRLVAGVIALGAVALGFAIAVEALNNRRMRLGEVLRLGEES
- a CDS encoding ABC transporter ATP-binding protein, with the translated sequence MTATAGTSVVPDLAALQRQAAERAAERAGGQDRLRGHIVCDGLVRIFKTEGVEVFALQGLDLVIDRGDLVAIVGASGSGKSTLLNILSGLDTPTAGIARVAEYDLLALSNRRRLAYRRQVVGFVWQQTGRNLLPYLTALENVELPMKLAGGRSGRDRRERARQLLDLVGVGYCADRRPGQMSGGEQQRCAVAVSVANDPEVLFADEPTGELDEATGAEVFAALRTINAELGVTIVVVTHDHAVARQVRRTVSIRDGRTASEVHRTARVTADGSTELVSEEYAVLDRSGRMQLPASFVDALSMRDRVRLNLEPDHVEVRPGDRAHGEENER
- a CDS encoding ABC transporter ATP-binding protein gives rise to the protein MTEQLTVPPDRVAVDEVVRVEGVSRTFGRGEHAVHAVRDVSFAARRGELVAVRGRSGAGKTTLLNLVGGLDRPDSGRVRVAGHDVTTASERELLALRRGTVGFIFQTFGLVPILSAAENVGVPLRLAKVPAAEREQRVAVLLELVGLGGHAAQRPYELSGGQQQRVAVARALANEPDLLIADEPTGQLDSETGRSIMDLLRAVVHARGMTALVATHDPALIDMADRTLTLRDGRLLPD
- a CDS encoding GNAT family N-acetyltransferase, whose product is MSDLTFREAVRADLPAVIALLADDVLGKARDFTEVDEAYERAFAAIDADPRNHLVVAETGGELVGCLQITYIPGLGRHGAERSLIESVRVRSDLRGRGLGRELMTWAIDRARERGCALVQLTTDKSRADAHRFYVGLGFVASHEGMKLAL
- a CDS encoding potassium channel family protein encodes the protein MDALLLPFRWIYRGLVWFANSPRTLIVSYLLMIVVAGVLYSQAEHKNAADSVWWAVVTASTVGYGDISPTSFAGRFLAALLISTMVLLVIPLITAHFASRLIVDDDAFEHAEQEELKADVRRLRALVEELAARQGIELPEPPRPERAGRPRTVTGRGSAAPPGAR
- a CDS encoding alpha/beta hydrolase, yielding MTRFSDRIRRRPVLAGFLAALVLTAGCTLPAFAPKAESEGAAAAPGTAPTWRACPEVPDELVGRGATGMRYECARIAVPRNWGTGAAAGATAGPGAGETFEIALIRIRSVKQRDRIGSLVVNPGGPGASGVDTAVYLSFGPGFGGLPTEVTDRFDIVGFDPRGVSRSSPVKCISDAELDASFGYDPDPESQASFDGFVDLNRRIGQQCGTRYGDQLPLYGTEQAARDMDAVRAAVGDEKLTYLGYSYGTLLGATYAQLYPQRVRALVLDGAVDPRQRLLAGSESQAKGFERAFDNFARWCTANAGRCPIAPDARAAVTTAIDKARVSPVRGRDGREATAGWVFYAVISSLYTEQGWQELARSIDALQGGDPTGVFKLADAYAERGDDGHYSNMFDANMAVNCTDETEKPTREQIRSVQSQWRQKYPLFGPALAVGMLGCVEWPGGRDAYPTGKAAGAPPILVVGTTGDPATPYEQTPALASMLGVGRVLTWEGEGHTAYPQTACVTRAVDAYLLSLTVPREGLRCPAR
- a CDS encoding ATP-dependent DNA ligase, whose product is MDLPINPPVEPMLAKSVPQLPTHPGLTYEPKWDGFRCIIFRDGDEVELASRGGKTMTRYFPEVVEQARRQLPERCAVDGELIVIRRDGPDGQPRLDFELLAQRIHPAASRVKLLAETTPADFVAFDLLALDDELLTDRPYPERRGRLEKALAKVRPPVHVTQVTTDPETARRWFDVFEGAGLDGLIVKPADLPYEPGKRLMFKVKHARTADAVVAGFRWHKSGPVVGSLLLGLYDDAGVLHHIGVSSSFTAARRKELLDELEPYREVGGDHPWVHGDHERGQRIPGGVSRWTGGKNLEWEPLRPELVVEVGYDAMEGDRLRHTAQFVRWRPDRDPRSCTYDQLERPIRYDVDQVLRGDPAATVGEGPGRA